The following proteins are encoded in a genomic region of Synechococcus sp. CBW1002:
- a CDS encoding ISAs1 family transposase, with translation MPETRSTGVDQPAPDDLISFLKAIPDGRYRRGVRYPQWFLLLVAVLGILSGCRSSRDLEAFARRHREALNQALGLNFKRWPSDATFLYLFNKAHLQEFGQVLQAWMISQVPSGATGLDQLVCDGKTLRGSAVETEDGSHRFVAQVTVYARALGVALAQTTYDTHESSERAALKELLSSLDLDGVLIQADALHTTQAFFAGASPRGPTCS, from the coding sequence ATGCCCGAAACCCGCTCCACCGGAGTCGATCAGCCCGCACCGGATGACCTGATCAGCTTCCTCAAGGCCATCCCGGATGGGCGTTACCGCCGCGGGGTGCGTTACCCGCAGTGGTTCCTGCTGCTGGTGGCTGTGCTCGGGATCCTGAGCGGCTGCCGCAGCTCCCGTGATCTGGAGGCCTTTGCCCGGCGGCACCGTGAGGCACTCAACCAGGCGCTGGGCCTGAATTTCAAGCGCTGGCCCTCCGATGCCACCTTCCTCTACCTGTTCAACAAGGCCCACCTGCAGGAGTTTGGCCAGGTGCTGCAGGCCTGGATGATCAGCCAGGTCCCAAGCGGGGCAACGGGTCTGGATCAGCTGGTGTGTGATGGCAAGACCCTGCGCGGCTCTGCCGTGGAGACAGAAGACGGCAGTCACCGGTTTGTCGCCCAGGTCACGGTGTACGCCCGGGCCCTTGGCGTCGCCCTGGCCCAGACGACCTATGACACCCACGAATCCAGTGAGCGTGCGGCGCTGAAAGAGCTGCTCAGCAGCCTGGATCTCGATGGCGTGTTGATCCAGGCGGATGCCCTGCACACGACGCAGGCGTTTTTCGCTGGTGCCTCTCCCAGGGGGCCGACGTGCTCCTGA
- a CDS encoding ISAs1 family transposase, which yields MLLTVKSNQKTLYRQIGCQFQGKRHIPFTATDHEKRHGRDTVWELRAREAPEHIKANWPGSAWIVEVITGTLTRKGKRKIRHHLFLTSVRTTPQALLRLIRQRWSIENEWHWARDVQLGEDAHRYANRIGAPVFAFLRTIVMNLLRRGGYRSIRQGLRELAYDIKGMLALGGVASRGSLG from the coding sequence GTGCTCCTGACCGTCAAATCGAACCAGAAGACCCTCTACCGCCAGATCGGCTGCCAGTTCCAGGGAAAGCGTCACATCCCTTTCACTGCAACAGATCACGAGAAGCGCCACGGGCGCGACACCGTCTGGGAACTGCGAGCCAGAGAGGCACCGGAGCACATCAAAGCCAACTGGCCCGGCAGCGCCTGGATCGTTGAGGTGATCACAGGCACCCTCACCCGCAAGGGCAAGCGCAAGATCAGGCACCACCTGTTCCTCACCAGCGTGCGCACCACGCCACAAGCCCTGCTGCGCCTGATCCGTCAGCGCTGGAGCATTGAGAACGAATGGCACTGGGCCCGTGACGTCCAGCTGGGTGAGGACGCTCATCGCTACGCCAACCGGATCGGGGCCCCGGTGTTCGCCTTCCTGCGAACCATCGTGATGAACTTGCTGCGGCGGGGCGGCTACCGCTCGATCCGCCAAGGCCTGCGGGAGTTGGCCTACGACATCAAGGGAATGCTGGCACTTGGCGGCGTGGCCAGCCGAGGGAGCTTGGGCTGA
- a CDS encoding transposase, translating to MYRRHNNGQISIKEFHLPFGGTLDPENRWVQLEGLIPWDELEETYAPQFSATIGAPAKSVRMAFGALYIKQKLGLTDEETVHQIRENAYIQFFLGFAGYTAKAGLPKSVISPSSLGWPRRQVPAFP from the coding sequence ATGTACCGGAGGCACAATAACGGTCAGATCTCAATCAAGGAGTTCCACCTGCCATTTGGCGGCACACTTGATCCCGAGAATCGCTGGGTTCAACTGGAGGGGCTGATCCCATGGGATGAGCTGGAAGAAACCTATGCCCCTCAATTCAGCGCCACAATTGGCGCTCCAGCCAAATCAGTGAGAATGGCCTTTGGTGCTCTCTACATCAAACAGAAGTTAGGGCTTACCGACGAAGAGACAGTCCATCAGATCAGAGAGAACGCCTATATTCAGTTCTTTCTCGGCTTTGCGGGCTACACAGCTAAGGCAGGGCTGCCTAAAAGTGTGATCAGCCCAAGCTCCCTCGGCTGGCCACGCCGCCAAGTGCCAGCATTCCCTTGA
- a CDS encoding polyribonucleotide nucleotidyltransferase — translation MQGQTQSISFDGREIRLTTGRFAPQAGGSVMVECGDTAVLVTATRSGGREGIDFLPLICDYEERLYAAGRIPGSFMRRESRPPERATLIARLIDRPMRPLFPSWMRDDLQIVATCMSLDERVPPDVLAVTGASMATLLAKIPFHGPMAAVRVGLLGDDFVLNPSYREIERSELDLVVAGTPAGVVMVEAGANQLPEQDVIEAIDFGYEAVSELIKAQLTLLKDLGIEQVLPEPRKDDITLPAFLEKECAKAIGEVLKQFSQTKAERDEKLDAIKTEVTEKIACLNDDDAVKVAVSSNGKALGNTYKSLTKKLMRAQILTEGKRVDGRNLDEVRPISAAAGVLPKRVHGSGLFQRGLTQVLSCATLGTPSDAQEMDDLNPSNEKTYLHHYNFPPYSVGETRPMRSPGRREIGHGALAERALIPVLPSKESFPYVLRVVSECLSSNGSTSMGSVCGSTLALMDAGVPLKAPVSGAAMGLIKEGDEVRILTDIQGIEDFLGDMDFKVAGTEKGITALQMDMKITGLAVTCVAEAINQARPARLHILEKMLEAIDKPRDILSPHAPRLLSFRIDPELIGTVIGPGGRTIKGITERTNTKIDIEDGGIVTIASHDGAAAEEAQRIIEGLTRRVSEGEVFSGGVTRVIPIGAFVEILPGKEGMIHISQLSEARVEKVEDVVKVGDQVTVRVREIDNRGRINLTLRGVPQQEPVGV, via the coding sequence GTGCAAGGACAAACTCAGTCGATCTCCTTCGATGGTCGGGAGATCCGGCTGACCACCGGTCGGTTCGCTCCCCAGGCGGGGGGTTCGGTGATGGTCGAGTGCGGCGATACGGCGGTTCTGGTCACCGCCACCCGCTCCGGTGGTCGTGAAGGCATCGATTTTCTGCCCCTGATCTGCGACTACGAGGAACGGCTCTACGCCGCCGGTCGCATCCCGGGCAGCTTCATGCGGCGCGAGAGCCGTCCCCCCGAGCGGGCCACCCTGATCGCACGGCTGATCGATCGGCCGATGCGGCCGCTCTTCCCCAGCTGGATGCGCGACGATCTGCAGATCGTTGCCACCTGCATGTCGCTCGATGAACGGGTTCCGCCCGATGTGCTGGCGGTGACCGGCGCTTCGATGGCCACCCTGCTGGCCAAGATTCCCTTCCATGGCCCGATGGCGGCGGTACGCGTGGGCCTGCTGGGCGACGACTTCGTGCTCAACCCCAGCTATCGCGAAATCGAACGCAGCGAACTCGATCTCGTGGTGGCAGGAACCCCTGCCGGCGTGGTGATGGTGGAGGCGGGCGCCAACCAGCTGCCCGAGCAGGATGTGATCGAAGCCATCGACTTCGGCTACGAAGCCGTGAGCGAACTGATCAAGGCCCAGCTGACCCTGCTCAAGGATCTCGGCATCGAGCAGGTGCTGCCTGAACCCCGCAAGGACGACATCACCCTGCCGGCGTTTCTGGAAAAGGAATGCGCCAAGGCCATCGGTGAAGTGCTCAAGCAGTTCTCCCAGACCAAGGCCGAGCGCGACGAAAAACTTGATGCGATCAAGACGGAAGTGACTGAAAAGATCGCTTGCCTGAATGACGATGATGCCGTGAAGGTGGCGGTGAGCAGCAATGGCAAGGCGCTGGGAAATACCTACAAGAGCCTCACGAAGAAGCTGATGCGCGCTCAGATCCTCACCGAGGGCAAGCGTGTCGATGGCCGCAACCTCGATGAAGTGCGCCCGATCAGCGCCGCCGCGGGCGTGCTGCCCAAGCGCGTGCATGGCTCGGGCCTGTTTCAGCGCGGCCTGACCCAGGTGCTCTCCTGCGCCACCCTCGGCACACCGAGCGATGCGCAGGAGATGGACGATCTCAATCCGTCCAATGAAAAGACCTACCTGCACCACTACAACTTCCCCCCCTATTCGGTGGGTGAAACCAGGCCGATGCGGTCGCCCGGTCGCCGCGAGATCGGTCATGGTGCCCTGGCTGAGCGGGCCCTGATCCCCGTGCTGCCCAGCAAGGAGAGCTTCCCCTACGTGCTGCGGGTGGTGTCGGAGTGCCTCAGCTCCAACGGCTCCACCTCGATGGGATCGGTCTGCGGCAGCACCCTGGCCCTGATGGATGCCGGCGTGCCTCTCAAGGCCCCCGTGAGCGGCGCCGCCATGGGTCTGATCAAGGAAGGCGATGAAGTCCGTATCCTCACCGACATCCAGGGGATCGAGGATTTCCTCGGAGACATGGACTTCAAGGTGGCTGGCACTGAGAAGGGCATCACCGCCCTGCAGATGGACATGAAGATCACCGGCCTGGCCGTCACCTGCGTGGCCGAGGCGATCAACCAGGCCCGTCCAGCCCGCCTCCACATCCTCGAGAAGATGCTCGAGGCCATCGACAAGCCGCGTGACATCCTCAGCCCCCACGCGCCGCGCCTGCTCAGCTTCCGCATTGATCCCGAGCTGATCGGCACCGTGATCGGCCCCGGCGGCCGCACGATCAAGGGCATCACTGAGCGCACCAACACCAAGATCGACATCGAGGATGGCGGCATCGTCACGATCGCCAGCCACGATGGGGCTGCCGCTGAGGAAGCGCAGCGCATCATCGAAGGCCTCACCCGCCGCGTCAGCGAGGGCGAAGTGTTCAGCGGTGGCGTCACCCGGGTGATCCCGATCGGTGCCTTCGTGGAAATCCTGCCTGGCAAGGAAGGCATGATCCACATTTCTCAGCTCTCGGAAGCACGGGTCGAGAAGGTGGAAGATGTGGTGAAGGTGGGTGATCAGGTCACCGTTCGCGTCCGCGAGATCGACAACCGCGGCCGGATCAACCTGACGCTGCGGGGCGTTCCCCAGCAGGAGCCTGTCGGCGTCTGA
- the rpsN gene encoding 30S ribosomal protein S14 translates to MAKKSMIARDVKRKKMVERFAAKRAALKAAFEAAADPMERLEIHRKIQDLPRNSAPSRMRNRCWATGKPRGVYRDFGLCRNQLRARAHKGELPGVVKSSW, encoded by the coding sequence ATGGCGAAGAAGTCGATGATTGCGCGCGATGTGAAGCGCAAGAAGATGGTGGAACGCTTCGCCGCCAAGCGCGCTGCGCTCAAAGCTGCTTTCGAGGCTGCTGCCGATCCGATGGAGCGCCTGGAGATCCATCGCAAGATCCAGGATCTGCCCCGCAACAGCGCTCCCTCCCGCATGCGGAACCGCTGCTGGGCCACCGGCAAGCCCCGCGGCGTGTATCGCGATTTCGGACTATGCCGCAACCAGCTGCGTGCCCGTGCCCACAAAGGTGAACTGCCCGGAGTGGTGAAGTCGAGCTGGTGA
- the nth gene encoding endonuclease III: MSTPLVIPHDATSDPPGSPHRSPGPELQEHTSAATAPTTSAGLAAAGRRSRFPTPRQRAPLLLERLGQLYPHATCSLDWRTPYELLVATMLSAQCTDERVNQVTPALFARFPDAAAAAAVEGEDVEPYVHATGFFRNKARNIVSSSRLLIERHAGEVPQTMEELLELPGVARKTATVVLAHAFGINAGVTVDTHVRRLSQRLGLSKQREPQRIEPDLMKLVPQPDWQNLSIRLIFHGRAVCTARNPLCQTCPIADLCPSHPERRLGRR; the protein is encoded by the coding sequence ATGAGTACGCCACTGGTCATTCCCCACGATGCGACCAGCGATCCACCGGGCAGCCCCCATCGTTCCCCGGGACCTGAACTTCAGGAGCACACCTCCGCAGCCACCGCGCCAACCACCTCTGCGGGCCTTGCCGCTGCCGGCCGTCGGTCCCGTTTCCCCACACCACGGCAGCGGGCACCGTTGCTTCTGGAGCGACTGGGGCAGCTCTATCCCCACGCCACCTGCTCGCTTGACTGGCGGACGCCCTACGAACTCCTGGTGGCCACGATGCTCTCGGCGCAGTGCACCGATGAGCGCGTCAACCAGGTGACCCCAGCCCTGTTCGCGCGCTTCCCCGATGCCGCCGCCGCCGCTGCCGTGGAGGGCGAGGACGTCGAGCCCTACGTGCACGCGACGGGGTTCTTCCGGAACAAGGCACGCAACATCGTCTCCAGTTCACGGTTGCTGATCGAACGCCACGCTGGTGAGGTTCCCCAGACGATGGAGGAGCTGCTTGAGCTGCCGGGCGTGGCCCGCAAGACAGCCACGGTGGTGCTGGCCCATGCCTTCGGCATCAACGCCGGTGTCACGGTGGACACCCACGTGCGCCGGCTCAGCCAGCGGCTGGGGCTGAGCAAGCAGCGGGAGCCGCAGCGGATCGAGCCCGATCTGATGAAGCTGGTGCCGCAGCCCGACTGGCAGAACCTCTCGATTCGGCTGATCTTTCACGGCCGGGCGGTGTGCACGGCCCGCAATCCCCTCTGCCAGACCTGTCCGATCGCCGATCTCTGCCCCAGCCATCCCGAACGGCGCCTGGGCCGCCGATGA
- the rseP gene encoding RIP metalloprotease RseP gives MGVLTALAILAGLIVVHEAGHFFAATWQGIRVSSFSIGFGPVLLERRRRGVQFALRAIPLGGFVAFPDDEDDCAFPADDPDLLRNRPLPQRALVIAAGVMANLLLAWLVLVAQGVVVGIPAGFSATPGVLVAAVQPGQPAAAAGLLPGDRIVRLEGVELQGGQQAVADLVDEIKAAPQRSLRLEAARGDGRVTLELTPDDQGGIGRIGAQLQPNGSEVFRAPTGPLEPMLQANRQFAVLTRRTVDGFVTLATHFGETAGQVSGPVKIVEMGASLAKQGGDSLFLFTALISINLAVLNALPLPLLDGGQFVLLLLEGLRGRPLPDRLQMAFLQSGFVFLVGLSVVLIVKDTSQLPAIQQLMSR, from the coding sequence ATGGGTGTTCTCACCGCACTGGCGATCCTGGCTGGTCTGATCGTGGTGCACGAAGCGGGTCATTTCTTTGCCGCCACCTGGCAGGGCATCCGGGTCAGCAGCTTCTCGATCGGTTTCGGCCCGGTGCTGCTGGAACGCCGCCGCCGGGGCGTGCAGTTCGCCCTGCGGGCCATCCCCCTGGGGGGCTTCGTCGCCTTCCCCGACGATGAGGACGACTGCGCCTTTCCCGCCGATGATCCGGATCTGCTGCGCAATCGGCCGCTGCCCCAGCGGGCCCTGGTGATTGCCGCCGGCGTGATGGCCAACCTGCTCCTGGCCTGGCTGGTGCTGGTGGCCCAGGGCGTGGTGGTGGGCATTCCAGCCGGCTTCAGTGCCACTCCCGGGGTGCTGGTGGCGGCGGTCCAGCCCGGTCAGCCTGCTGCGGCCGCCGGCCTGCTGCCGGGGGATCGGATCGTGCGGTTGGAGGGCGTGGAACTCCAGGGAGGCCAGCAGGCCGTGGCCGATCTGGTGGACGAGATCAAGGCGGCGCCGCAACGGAGCCTGCGCCTCGAGGCGGCGCGCGGTGACGGCCGGGTCACTCTGGAGCTCACCCCTGACGATCAGGGCGGCATCGGCCGCATCGGCGCCCAGCTCCAACCCAACGGCAGCGAGGTGTTCCGGGCCCCCACAGGCCCGCTCGAACCGATGCTCCAGGCCAATCGCCAGTTTGCGGTGCTGACCCGCCGCACGGTCGACGGGTTTGTCACCCTGGCCACCCACTTCGGTGAAACCGCCGGCCAGGTGTCCGGTCCGGTCAAGATTGTCGAGATGGGTGCCTCCCTGGCGAAGCAGGGCGGCGACAGCCTGTTTCTGTTCACAGCGCTGATCTCGATCAACCTGGCGGTGCTCAACGCCCTGCCGCTCCCCCTGTTGGACGGTGGTCAGTTCGTGCTGCTGCTGCTGGAAGGTCTGCGGGGGAGACCCCTGCCGGACCGCCTCCAGATGGCGTTCCTCCAATCCGGTTTCGTGTTCCTGGTGGGGCTGAGCGTGGTGCTGATCGTCAAGGACACCAGCCAGTTGCCCGCCATCCAGCAGCTGATGAGCCGCTGA
- the serS gene encoding serine--tRNA ligase, giving the protein MLDQRLLRDNPEWISQQLGRRGMVLDLGDLQQTAQQQRDLEEQRSDLQAEGNRVGKEVGQRIKAGADPRGEAVQELRDAGNRLKGQVAELDEREKQLSAQLRDRLLTLPNLPAAETPDGRSEADNVEVKRWGTPREASGLQEHWQIAERLGLFETERSVRIAQSRFVTLLGQGARLERALINFMIDLHASKGYREVLPPILVNSASLTGSGQLPKFAEESFRCADDDLWLTPTAEVPVTSLHRDEVIPADQLPLRYVAFTPCFRREAGSYGRDTRGLIRLHQFHKVELYWFCHPDHSEAAHAQLTADAEAVLEALDLPYRTIELCTGDLGFSAARTYDLEVWLPGAGAYREISSCSTCGDFQARRSAIRMKEGKGTRLVHTLNGSGLAVGRTMAALLENGQQSDGSVRLPAALVPYFGSDHIASTSPTTMG; this is encoded by the coding sequence GTGCTGGATCAGCGCCTGCTGCGCGATAACCCCGAGTGGATCAGCCAGCAACTCGGGCGGCGCGGCATGGTGCTCGATCTCGGCGATCTGCAGCAGACCGCCCAGCAACAACGCGATCTGGAAGAACAGCGCAGCGACCTGCAGGCCGAGGGAAACCGGGTTGGCAAGGAGGTCGGCCAGCGCATCAAGGCAGGCGCAGACCCCCGCGGCGAGGCTGTCCAGGAGCTGCGCGACGCCGGCAACCGCCTCAAGGGGCAGGTGGCGGAGCTGGATGAACGGGAGAAGCAGCTCTCGGCCCAGCTGCGTGACCGGCTGCTCACCCTTCCCAACCTGCCGGCGGCTGAAACGCCGGATGGTCGCAGCGAAGCTGACAACGTGGAGGTGAAGCGCTGGGGAACCCCGCGCGAAGCCTCCGGCCTCCAGGAGCACTGGCAGATCGCCGAGCGGTTGGGGCTGTTCGAGACCGAGAGGAGCGTGCGCATCGCCCAGAGCCGTTTCGTGACCTTGCTGGGCCAGGGCGCACGGCTGGAGCGGGCCCTGATCAACTTCATGATCGATCTCCACGCCAGCAAGGGGTACCGCGAGGTGCTGCCGCCGATCCTGGTGAACAGCGCCAGCCTCACCGGCTCGGGCCAGCTGCCCAAGTTCGCCGAGGAAAGCTTCCGCTGCGCCGACGACGACCTCTGGCTCACCCCCACCGCCGAGGTGCCGGTCACCTCACTGCATCGCGATGAGGTCATTCCGGCCGACCAGTTGCCGCTCCGCTACGTGGCCTTCACCCCCTGTTTCCGCCGCGAGGCCGGCTCCTACGGGCGCGACACCCGGGGGCTGATCCGGTTGCACCAGTTCCACAAGGTCGAGTTGTACTGGTTCTGCCACCCCGATCACTCCGAGGCGGCCCATGCCCAGCTCACGGCCGATGCGGAGGCCGTGCTCGAGGCCCTGGATCTCCCCTACCGCACGATCGAGCTCTGCACCGGCGATCTGGGCTTCTCGGCGGCCCGCACCTATGACCTGGAGGTCTGGCTGCCGGGCGCCGGTGCCTATCGCGAGATCTCGAGCTGCAGCACCTGCGGCGACTTCCAGGCCCGCCGCTCCGCGATTCGCATGAAGGAAGGCAAGGGCACCCGCTTGGTCCACACCCTCAACGGCAGTGGTCTGGCGGTGGGGCGCACCATGGCCGCCCTGCTCGAGAACGGGCAACAGAGCGATGGCAGTGTGCGGCTGCCGGCGGCGCTGGTCCCCTACTTCGGCAGCGACCACATCGCCAGCACCTCACCCACCACAATGGGTTGA
- a CDS encoding NifU family protein, with amino-acid sequence MSTDTPTSESSALTADPRALTIENVERVLDELRPYLMADGGNVEVVEIDGPIVKVRLQGACGSCPSSTMTLKMGIERKLRESIPEVSEVVQVL; translated from the coding sequence ATGAGCACCGACACCCCCACCTCCGAATCCAGCGCGCTGACCGCCGATCCACGCGCGCTCACCATCGAGAATGTGGAGAGGGTGCTCGATGAGCTGCGTCCCTACCTGATGGCGGACGGCGGCAACGTGGAAGTGGTGGAGATCGATGGCCCGATCGTCAAAGTGCGTCTGCAGGGGGCCTGCGGTTCCTGCCCCAGCAGCACCATGACCCTCAAGATGGGCATCGAGCGCAAGCTGCGTGAATCGATTCCTGAAGTGAGCGAAGTGGTGCAGGTGCTCTGA
- the lepA gene encoding translation elongation factor 4, with product MTDVPVQRIRNFCIIAHIDHGKSTLADRLLQETGTVAARDMQEQFLDNMELERERGITIKLQAARMEYKAADGEHYILNLIDTPGHVDFSYEVSRSLQACEGALLVVDASQGVEAQTLANVYLALENNLEIIPVLNKIDLPGADPQRISEEIEAIIGLDTSNAIHCSAKTGLGVPDILQAVVDRVPPPEDRVDDPLRALIFDSYYDPYRGVIVYFRVISGSLSKKDKVLLMASKKTYELDEVGVMAPDQRQVDSLHAGEVGYLAASIKAVADARVGDTITLVNNPASEPLPGYTEAKPMVFCGLFPTDADQYPDLREALDKLQLSDAALKYEPETSSAMGFGFRCGFLGLLHMEIVQERLEREYNLDLIVTAPSVIYQVNMLDGSMMMVDNPATLPDPQKRESIEEPYVKLEIYTPNTYNGTLMELCQERRGEFIDMKYITTDRVTLHYEMPLAEVVTDFFDQMKSRTKGYASMEYQLIGYRKNELVRLDVLINSEKADPLTTIVHRDKAYNVGKGLVEKLKELIPRQQFKIPIQASIGSRIIASESISAIRKDVLAKCYGGDISRKKKLLQKQAKGKKRMKAMGKVDVPQEAFMAVLKLNQ from the coding sequence ATGACCGATGTTCCCGTTCAGCGGATCCGCAATTTCTGCATCATCGCCCACATCGACCACGGAAAATCCACCCTGGCCGACCGACTGCTGCAGGAAACCGGCACTGTCGCGGCCCGCGACATGCAGGAGCAGTTTCTTGACAACATGGAGCTGGAGCGGGAGCGGGGCATCACGATCAAGCTCCAGGCCGCGCGGATGGAGTACAAAGCAGCCGATGGTGAGCATTACATCCTCAACCTGATCGATACCCCCGGCCACGTTGATTTCTCCTATGAGGTGAGCCGCTCCCTGCAGGCCTGCGAGGGAGCCCTGCTGGTGGTGGATGCCAGCCAAGGCGTGGAGGCCCAGACCCTGGCCAACGTCTATCTGGCGCTGGAGAACAATCTCGAGATCATTCCCGTTCTCAACAAGATCGATCTTCCCGGTGCCGATCCTCAGCGCATCAGCGAAGAGATCGAGGCAATCATCGGGTTGGATACCTCCAACGCCATCCATTGCTCGGCCAAGACCGGCCTCGGGGTGCCAGACATCCTGCAGGCCGTGGTCGACCGGGTCCCGCCGCCCGAGGATCGTGTGGATGATCCACTGCGGGCCCTAATCTTCGATTCGTATTACGACCCCTACCGGGGTGTGATCGTCTATTTCCGCGTCATCTCCGGCTCCCTCAGCAAAAAAGACAAGGTCTTGCTGATGGCGTCGAAGAAAACCTATGAGCTGGATGAAGTGGGCGTGATGGCCCCCGATCAGCGCCAGGTGGATAGCCTGCATGCCGGGGAGGTGGGCTATCTCGCCGCTTCGATCAAGGCCGTGGCTGATGCCCGCGTCGGCGACACCATCACTCTGGTGAACAACCCGGCCAGCGAGCCCCTGCCCGGTTATACCGAGGCCAAGCCGATGGTGTTCTGCGGCCTGTTCCCCACCGACGCGGATCAGTACCCAGATCTGCGCGAGGCATTGGACAAGCTGCAGCTCTCCGACGCCGCCCTGAAATACGAGCCGGAAACCAGCAGCGCCATGGGCTTCGGCTTCCGCTGCGGCTTCCTCGGCCTGCTGCACATGGAAATCGTGCAGGAGCGGCTGGAGCGGGAGTACAACCTGGATCTGATCGTCACCGCGCCATCGGTGATCTACCAGGTGAACATGCTGGATGGCTCGATGATGATGGTGGACAATCCAGCCACCCTGCCCGATCCTCAGAAGCGTGAGTCTATCGAAGAGCCCTATGTGAAGCTGGAGATCTACACCCCCAACACCTACAACGGCACCCTGATGGAACTCTGCCAGGAGCGCCGTGGCGAGTTCATCGACATGAAGTACATCACCACCGACCGTGTGACCCTCCACTACGAGATGCCGCTGGCAGAAGTGGTGACTGATTTCTTTGATCAGATGAAGAGTCGCACCAAGGGCTACGCCTCGATGGAGTACCAGTTGATTGGCTATCGCAAAAATGAGCTGGTACGCCTTGATGTGTTAATCAATTCCGAAAAGGCCGATCCGCTCACAACGATTGTGCACCGCGACAAGGCCTACAATGTAGGGAAGGGACTGGTGGAAAAACTGAAGGAGTTGATCCCGCGCCAGCAGTTCAAGATCCCGATCCAGGCCTCGATCGGAAGCCGCATCATTGCCTCGGAAAGCATCAGTGCCATCCGCAAGGACGTGCTCGCCAAGTGCTACGGCGGTGACATTTCCCGCAAGAAGAAGCTGCTGCAGAAGCAGGCCAAGGGCAAGAAACGGATGAAGGCGATGGGCAAGGTTGATGTTCCTCAGGAAGCCTTCATGGCCGTACTCAAACTCAACCAGTAG
- a CDS encoding GspH/FimT family protein, protein MALPRRRFWPEPDWSAPAAGFSLAELLVTVAVLLLLAAMAIGGAQGSLATLRVESAARRVLLGLSEGRACAERRGEPCALSLTADGWQEPATGSLPACREGRIDLTEAIDGGAIRLVDNLPELVRFSSNGLVLDGGTVVLSADGTELRRCLVMALPLGVVRLGRYGGDPGATPISDQCRPDPTL, encoded by the coding sequence ATGGCACTCCCTAGGCGCCGCTTCTGGCCAGAACCGGATTGGAGCGCTCCGGCAGCAGGCTTCAGCCTCGCGGAGCTGCTGGTCACGGTGGCGGTGCTGTTGCTGCTCGCAGCTATGGCGATCGGAGGGGCCCAGGGCTCGCTGGCCACCTTGCGGGTGGAGAGCGCGGCGCGGCGGGTGCTGCTCGGGCTCAGTGAAGGGCGCGCCTGCGCTGAGCGACGTGGTGAACCCTGCGCCCTGAGCCTCACGGCCGATGGCTGGCAGGAGCCTGCGACGGGCAGCCTGCCGGCCTGCCGGGAGGGGCGCATCGATCTGACCGAGGCCATCGATGGCGGGGCCATCCGCCTGGTCGACAACCTGCCGGAGCTGGTGCGATTCAGCAGCAATGGCCTGGTGCTCGACGGCGGCACCGTGGTGCTCTCCGCCGATGGCACGGAGCTACGCCGCTGCCTGGTGATGGCGCTGCCTCTGGGGGTCGTGCGCCTCGGCCGCTACGGCGGCGATCCCGGAGCCACGCCGATCAGCGACCAGTGCCGACCGGATCCCACCCTGTGA
- a CDS encoding prepilin-type cleavage/methylation domain-containing protein, which yields MQRLRCQPSPATAFTLLELLLALSLGLLLCGVIVQGLLAEGRNSQRFGRHLRERQSQWRSLELVRHDVRQSTAAEAGPGDATATCGLAGRTAVLQLQAAQGRITYSVGAAPSAIWRGRVLMRCGPAFGLYGELSSGDAQSRVVIDGLPRDGAGFTARLDGRGGLELTLRQAFDLAEGRTQDLESKLTVAAP from the coding sequence ATGCAACGCCTCCGATGCCAGCCATCTCCAGCCACCGCCTTCACCCTGCTGGAGCTGCTGCTGGCGCTCAGCCTGGGCCTGCTCCTGTGTGGCGTGATCGTGCAGGGTCTGCTGGCTGAAGGGCGCAACAGCCAGCGCTTTGGCCGTCATCTCCGGGAGCGCCAGTCGCAGTGGCGCTCCCTCGAACTGGTGCGCCACGACGTGCGGCAGTCCACCGCTGCAGAAGCAGGGCCCGGCGACGCCACCGCCACCTGCGGACTGGCCGGCCGCACGGCGGTTCTGCAGCTGCAGGCGGCCCAGGGCCGGATCACCTATTCCGTCGGGGCCGCGCCGAGTGCGATCTGGCGCGGCCGGGTGCTGATGCGATGCGGTCCCGCCTTCGGGTTATACGGCGAACTCAGCAGCGGTGATGCCCAGAGCCGCGTGGTGATCGATGGGCTGCCCCGGGACGGTGCGGGGTTCACCGCGCGCCTCGATGGCCGTGGCGGCCTGGAGCTCACCCTGCGCCAGGCCTTCGATCTGGCGGAGGGCCGCACCCAGGACCTGGAATCGAAGCTCACGGTGGCGGCGCCCTGA